TGATGTGAGTTAGCGGTGGGGGAAACCAACAGAGATTAATCTTTGCTCATCACATGTAAAGTGGGGAAGTAGGATTCTGTGCAAGCAAACTGCTTTGGTGTCAAAAGTTTTCAAACCAAGCTGTGAACGGATGTCCTTGGCAACAAACTTGAGAAGGCGCTTGCTCAAAGCAAAGTAGACAAAATTATCTGTTACTGGGGTAATGGGGATAATGTCAACTCCCGAGACTCTTACCTTGGACTTGGGTGCAGCCTTTCTGACAACCATGGGCTGGTGCTATAGATTCAGACTCTCTATACTCCCAGATTTGGGTTGCCACACGGCATCCTTTTCCATTTCAAGAGCCAAAACGAGTGGTGGTCTTATGGGTCTGAGAAACcgtgcagttaaaaaaaaaaaaaaaaaatggctgctgtgtccTCCATTTCTGATGAATGTGGATAGCCTCCCCTGTTGCATTTTAACCCAAGACTGCAACATGCATTCTGAGTGTGTTAATGGTCTAATATGCTGCTCAAGTTTTACATTGTTCCCATTAGTGTCTAGTATTCATTGCTATCAGGGACCGTTTGGTCAGCGCTCAGTAAGAGGGTCTCTCCTCAAAACCAATGCTGCTACAACTGTTTTTGCTAGTATACTGCAAAACGAGGTTCTGGTCTTCAAGACCAGGCCAGCAATATCCATACCTCACTTTGACCGCTTACTTTATGTTCAACTGGTTTGATGCAACttgtggagagagtgagaaagatgTCTGTCATAGAACCTACATCTacccattgttttattttatttattttcccctcaGTTTGGACGTCTGAGGCAGCTGTTTAGCGTGTATATTCTGTGCACATGCCCCACAGCCCTTTTCTCTCATATGACTGCCGGTGCCTATgccatttaaaaagtaaaaaatagtGCACAAGCCAGGGAGATCTCTTTAGCCTATCTTCAGCTTTTACAAGTGTGTTCACGAACTGTGGTAGAGGTGCATttctattcttttcttttttctttctttatacaataaaatattttttaaaaacatggtgCACTGAAATGTTGTAGTTGTGTATTATTGGTTAGTTGCCATGGATAAGTGTTGTAGTAACAACAGGCAGTGGTAGTGGCTGTGGGAGACTCTGGTCCCATAGTTGGCTTTGGCACAAGGCTGCATAGCTCATCTCCCAGCAAACCATGCTTATGCCAACGTTCTGGTATGACAACTGTACATGCTCATATATACCATACCAGCTATTGAGGAAAGTGCTCATAGCACCCTTCCCAGGTTTTGGGCTTAAGACTAGTGGCATCATGTCAGAAAACCTGTTGTAAATATGAGGAAACCATTGACATAATGGCATGGAAGCTGCTTGTTGAAATGTTTGTTCCATCCATCTCATGTGACCCCATATAATGTCCTATTCGCTCACTTCCATTCACTTAAGTAGTTTCctgttttgcatttgttttactAAAACCATTTTGAAGGATGTGCTGCCTTTGTTAAAGGGATTTTACTGTGCCAGTTGATTGATTGCCTAAGAAACTAGCAATATCCAGGACTATTAGTTAGGCAAGATGGTTTTGGGGATGGTACGCAAACTCATATCCGTTTTATTAACCACAATGGTTAATAAACATGTGCGCCCCAGTGTTTTTGCTTCTCCATTCGTTTAATGGTTGTCTAACCATTTACGTAACCGCATAAATCACTGGGTTAAGATTTGTTTTTACGGTAgccaaataaagaaacaaagcaAAGGCATGTTCACGGATTCCTCTAGTTTGCGCTTTGTCTCCCCCAATGGAAGTTACTGAAGAATTAAACCTATTAAAAGATATAATCCCGCACATTTTAAAGTGAATCATGCTCCGAAACCAACAAAAATACATCCCTTACCCTTTCTttcaatgtcatttttttaatggtcGCAAATCATATTTGAGTTAACTGGGGGCTTCAGACTGTGCTGGCCAAAATGGTGGGCAGAGTGGAAATGTGTGCACTGCATTGTAACTTGAATGAGAAAACCCAGAGTGAACAGTTTTGTTCTTGAAGCTGTAGGCTATAACAATATATTATTGTCTTTTTACAAGATAATTAGCTAGTTGGCGTTTTGGTCTTTTTGTTTCTtatacaaacccccccccccacacacacacacacacacgcataccccaAAGCCACCACCCGCCTAACGAGATAAAATGATTGTTGGCTGAGTTTCTATAGGCCTAGGCTATttaggccattttgtttctgtttgtgtttgtatatataaaCGTATAAAGGTTGGTGTGGTTCAGTCGAAAGGAAGGCTAAGAGGGAAAGGctaaatgtaatgaatgactGTTGGTTTTGAAGACAATACATGCAACTACTTTGCTTTTTTACAGGAAATACAGAACGAATGTGGGCTTTTTCACCCTCTTAGTTTTGTAACTACCTCTGGATCATTTCACAGCTGACGTAGCCTATGGATGCTACCGTATCTGTCAAACGGTTCTCTATAACAATGATTCATGGTCAATACACGCTTAAATCAAGATCCGTTacctttatatttttttatttcaaagaaaGCTTTATTTTGGGTTGTTTTCCCCTGGTAGGTACTGTTCAGCCAGGGGCTAGAATGGCAGATAGGGTTAAGTGTCGGTTTGCTCTTTGAACCTCTTCCCGACAGACTGCAAACGCAAtgttaatatgaaaaatatatacaatatgttAATGTCTGGCTCAGAAGAAAGGTCTGCCAAGCCCCACCAAACCATACAGGAGCCCTGTTACCAGCGGCTGGGGTCTGCAGCTGCTGTTCCAGTCCCGATTTTGGACGTAGGACATCGTTAGAGGTTCACTCTGTTGGCCTATCAATTGCCCTTCTTCCCGTTTTTACCAAGgaataatgaaatataaatgttattatCCCTGTTACGACAGTGATGTAAAATCACATCAGAAACTTTAAAGGCATAAAGAATAGTCCTGTTTCTGGTTTAACAACACCAGACTACAGGAACAGTGGTCGAGAGTTGTAGCCTACAACGTGACCACGATTCTAGACGTAAACAATTAATACTTCTTGCCGAAAGAGCTTGTCCCATTGAGTGGGCCGaatatatttcagtgtgtgCCATTGCACACATTAATTACTAAAATGATAGGGAACATTTTGacttatttgcaatgcatttaATGTAAATTCACTCTTTAAGTGGAGTTAAAATGCCTGACTGGGTTGCTGGACTGGCTGCGGACCTATTCAATGAAGGTATCAATTGAATTTGGCAGGAAGCGCTTCAATCAAAACAATGACTTAAACGTGAATCTAGACACGAACAGGCAGGGCTTCACTGGCCCTGCATGCTCTGCTTGGCGCTGCCTTCCTTTCTTGCTGGAGGCAAGGCTGGATGGATGGACCAGGGAGCTGGAAACCAGTTGGTTGGGAAGGCTTGGGAGTTTCTAAAACTTCTGGTCAGACGTTGCAAAAGATGTGATGTTTCGTATTTCTGTTCCTGAGTTCTCATTTGCATTGATTGAATAAATTGTTTAATTGATGTGTTTACCGACTGTGATCTgttcattttataattttgtattattacaGCACATCAGTTGATCATATACTAACTTGATAAAGGTTTGCATTGCATGTAAACAGGCATAATCACAAGATTAATTTACAGTTGCACAAATAACCTGTATGTCGTACAGCCAACCCATGTGGTAGGCCTATAGCAGGGCGGTTTATCAAACATAAAATCCAAGCGTTACCTAAAAATTGGATTAATGAACATTATTTAAACATACAAGTACACAATAGTTCTGATACCTTGTGtacaaatggcatttaaaggccTATTGATTTAATGGGTCAATCTTGTAACTATAAGAAATACTGTATAGGTTACCGTGCCGCATTTCCACATTTATCCAAGAACAGAATCTCCCCAAGCATGTCTGTTCAGTCCAATTGCAACCGGCATAGCtacatttacagtgcagtccttaagtatttggacagtggcagattttatattgttttcgttctatactccagcaaacagttgaaataaaacaatcactgtgTTGTTAAACTGCAGATTtttatttgagggtttttacatccatattgggtgaatgatgaagaaacatttgagctgccaattgtccaattacctttggtcGCCTAAAATTGGGGGTTAAAATCAGCTTACGTTGAAAACAAAATCAGACCATGTATATAGTTTCATATAGGTTTATTTAAGTTTTAATGACAGACCATACTTTTGACATCACATAATGATGTAAAAAAAGATTCAAGTAATGCACTCTGCACTTTAAGTAGgctattatttacattttttatttgcaatgTCAGGGCACACAGTCATAAAACAACACCACTCCCGTATCATCATAGAACCCAAACAATTTGTTTCAAAAGAGTGCAGAACATAAGAGTTGTAGCTAGTTTTTTCTTAAATTTATTATCAATGGCTTTTGGTGAGATCGTAAAATTATGGTTCACACCCAACGAATCCACCAAGTGTTCCTGACAATCCTTCATGTACAATACTGAAAGAACATTGAATTATTCAGCATCTGCTGGGTTGCCAGTGGCTACCAAAACATAAGCTTGACATTCGAACCTTTGAACAGATACACATGCTGATCTAGGTCACAGTGTCCTAGCGACATCGCTGTCTGAAACGTGAGCGTTTCATACACATTTTCAGGACATTACATTCACCGATACAGTGGACAAGCCatagaggggtgggggagggggatgttTTCATTCAGATGAATCATTGAATGGAAGCGTGTTTTTGAAGGAGCACACAGAAGACATTTCCTGAGCGGTCGGCACAGTCAGTGAGATGGCATTTCTCTAAATTGATACAATCACTTGAAAGCAGGACCATCCTCGTGCCGGTGTACTGAGCATGCAGGGGCATTTTTGAGGCCGGTAGTCACGGCCCCCTCCGCGCACGTGGGCGCGGGCCATGGCGAGGGCAGGAGTTATCCAGTGTTAGGGGTTAGGAGTTTATTTTAAACCACCGGTCACAGCATCAGTCTCTGCTCTTTCTCCAGCCATAAACGTGAATACCATGAAGCGGCAAACCCCCTAGACTAAGCTGTGAAGTGTCTCAGTGAAAGAACAGTACTTTGCCTGCTTTGCCTTTGCAGGAAATGTGGAGCCATCGTATTTCTTTTGAGACAGGTATTGGTTTCCAATAACCAAagtgttcattttaattcagtcGCCTGTTAATCctgtcatttgtgtgtgtttatgtgtgtgtgcctggagaAAGGCAAACAAGAGACTTTCCTTAAGTTGAATGAAATGTTACATCTCAAACACGAGAGGCCATAGAAACACAGTGCAAGTCCTGCAGGTTATTGATACATCCTCAAACAAGGGAATTGGACAGATACATGTCAGTTCTGGGAAGGCAGGTAGTCTGATGGccataaaatggctgccctttACAGTGGCCTTTCCTGCACATCTTTAGGTAATGCTCATCAACATTAAAAACAGGAGGTCACAGCAAACTTCACTTCTGATTCAGGGCTAACTAAATACTAGCATCGAGGCCACAGTCAGGTCGTTGCTTGTTAATACGGACAGCACTCCCTCGATTCCAAAAGATCATATCGCTCATCCAAAATATTCACAGAGAaactatatttaaataaattcttAAATAGATCATAGGTAAAGTCTACCTTTGGCCAGGGTACATTTTCCATATTCCACAGCAGTTGCAGATGTAGGCTCAGCTTTATAGGTGATGGGACGAGACAAGTTGTCAAAAACACAGCTGCAGTTTTGGGCAGGGGACAATGGTGTGCATCCAACAGGTCACACTGTAATCAGCTGACCCACAGAGAAGGAACCATTGGGACTTTGAGACACACAAGCAAGGTAGCGAGATGAAGAGGAGACCTTTTCTGGATTCAGACCATGTGGCAAGCGACTGCTCAATGGCAGGTCAGGTCACCCTTGTGTCGGACTGACATAGTCCTCACCTTTATTGTCCACTTCTTTGTCCATTCACGTAGGCCAAGGGCCTCGGCCACAACCTCAGGCGTGAACATCTTTCATCAGTAGGGGGCGTCGGTGCTGGTATGCCCTTGCCCAACCCTGTACCACCTGACGGGGAATTGGAGAAGAGTCGCAGGTTAACCTCTGCAGGCTTACATTCTCAAACGCTGGTCCTGGacagccacagggtctgctggcttcTGGTGTTACTCAGCACAGAActcagcagaccctgtggtCCTACAGACAGCGGAATTCAGTTAACACAGGTTAACACAGGTTACTCAGGTGTTCAGTCACTGATGTTAAGGTGAGAACAAACCCCATCAGACCCTGTTGTACAGCAAAACCTTTTCCACATGGGGGTAAAGGTGTTGCTGGACTGTCGAAATCCAGCATGTTTTCCAGTAACTTCCAAACCATGATCTTTACTGTATTCCATGCACAGCAGCTTTCATTCCAGCAGAGctcttcattaattaatttgactGAATTCTTAATGAAATGGCGTCCTTGATTTGACACATTTAGCAGAGATCGGCTGTTAGATTTTCTTTCATATACAAGATTGTGGAAAGACTAACAATTGgtttaataatgtaatttagtGTTCTGCTGCAGCTAAAACTAGAAATATGTCAGCCACTCCACGACCAGAGTAACTAGCCTCTGTACTGATCTAAAACAGTAATACGTGGAAAAAATACAGCATTTGCAGCCCATTATGCTATATTCTTGGGCCAGAGCCTCATCAAAAGGGTTCACCGTGTTCTCTTGAGCATCCTTGTGATAACTCTGACGTGTGGTTTGTGCTTATTTGCACCCATAAGAGAAATGACTGCTAAGGTGATAGAAGTAAAGAACTTTTGTCTACTCTCATTTTATACTAGATTTCATTTCAGGTTATCTGATGTTCCGGAGCTTTCTTTTTGCAGCTGTCAATTACAGAAAAAACTATACGTTAGCATATCAAAACCTGTCACTCAAGTGGGCTTCCTTTTTCATGGCAGCACCATGGCAACCGACACCACATGCTTGAACCTTTGAAGCTGACATCAGAAGCAGGTTTGATATGTATGCTGGTGGGAGGGACGAGGACTGCATTCCAAACCACTGCCTCTGCCATTGctgctgatctcagatcagggAAGGAGGCTGCGCACAGGCAGCCACCTGCCTTCTCATATAGGAGGCcactgatcagagatcagtgATTCCCAGCGAAGTGGGCGAGTGTTCAAGCTGTTTCTGCCCACCCTGCTCTGTTCCGCACGGTATGGGCAGACACAGCAGGCGAGAAAACCGCACTAGAATCAGCAAGCACGGCCATGCTCAAGTGCACCTGAGGCAGGATGAGATGCATCCTTCCAGACAAGCACCCTGGGGCGTAGCCAAATTCCCTTAAAAAAACAGCCATTATTTTTGTTCTTGTGACCGCCTGCACTGTTGTGCCATCTAGTGTTTGTGATGTGAACTGCAGTTGTTGTGCGCTACAGTGCTCCTGCTGTGCCTTAACAGATCTAACACATTGACAGCAGTAtggaaagaggggagagggtgttgccattatacattttaaatatgctaACATGTACACTCCAGAAACCCATGTTGCCCTGATTTTAACCAATGAAACCGAAACACAATCTTGAGATTCCGAGAGACCGTATGACTCCAGACAACAGGCATCAATATAAGTGAGGATCTAATTAATATTCCCCTGCATCACATGAACATAACTATCAAAATGTGTACCAGTTTCAAGAAGTGGACTCCTTTCAAAAACCATGTTGAACTGTGAAATGTTGATAAGGTTATTTGCCTGGAGAGACAGAAGAACTAGCCCAGTTAGCTGCAGGATTTTGTGCTGTAGGCTCAAAGCCATATCTGTTCTCGGATGCCCTGGGTTAATTGAATTGAGTCATCCGTGAGAAAGCTGCCACTATCCGGTTTCTGGCCCCACTCCACCGACTCAAACACTCCTAAGAAATGTTCTTGTTGCCAGGCAACTTCAAGAATGAATGGTAAGTATGCAACTCCAATaaagccattttgtgtttcaaaAAAACCCTTTGGGCAATGTCTCACGGTGAAGATTTCCACACAATGCCCCTACAGCCAACTTCACGACTGCTCTGCACATTGTTACCGCTAGGTGGTGCTATAGTTGCCCCACAGAGAGCAAAGAGACAGAATGAGGCTGTAGTGTTCACACGTGGTACTGTGCATTAATTAAGTACTACCATTACACTACAGGTGTACATCTGAGATAGCCACAACACAACTCTAAAGTCAGAGGTGAACAAGACAGAAAATCTTCTTGATTTGACCCAATGTTTTCACATGCAAGATAAAATCATACAACTGGAAAGTATAGATTGTATAATGGAGTGATTTGTTTACTTTGAGTTGCAGATGTACACGTTAACCAATATCTGGTCAGGTGTTTCAAGTACTAAATTGTACTTGAAGGTTGCTCTTAAAATAGTCATTGCATAAAGATGGGTCTAGTGGGCGTGGGGttttcagcacagagagaaatCGGATTGATAAACTACAATGTTGTGGAGCTGCAGATAGAGCTCCATCAAGTAGACGGGAGGGTGTAGCTAAAacaggttagggttagggttagggtgagggtgaggatagggttagggttagggtgagggtgagggtttggtttgggttagggttagggttaggatagGGTTAGGGTGAGACGCTGAGAGAATGTAGTTTAAGGCTACCTTGGTGTCCTCTTCCCTCCACAACATCTCCTGCTCAGCCTCGCTCAGCTCCTCAGACGGGTCATAGGTGTAGACCGGGAGGAGCTGGTGCCGCAGCCGGTCCATTCTGAAACACAGCAGCGCAGCCATGTTACCATGGACGCTTCTCACTTGGAGCTTCCGAGACTAGTTTTCCTCAAACAATTTCAATGACTGTAGACCCATCCCACTGCTGCCACGTGGCCTGGCCGTTTCAGAAGGCAGCCAGCCGCTCTGAAATCCACACACTGAGCCTAACAGCTCGGTAAGAGGACTGTGCAACTGCTGCAGGCTGATTGCAGACGCTCTACTGACCAGAGGAGGTGCTATTGAGCACGGAGGGAGGGAATATTCCAAGTGAAACCACCCCTCTCTGAGCAATGCTGTGGCCAGTTGTGCTAGGGCCCCACAGTCAGCACTAATAAGACAGGATTTTCATACGTAAACGTGGACTGTGCGGTGCGTCGCAACACTAAAGTCCTTTAAACTCATATTATAAACATTAAATGTATATAGTATATTCTAAACCCATTCTTcatgtataattataatttaacaTGTTCCACGGCAGTATTGGAGCCAGTGACATTTTAAGTAAAATGTTCGATTGCACCACTAAGTAAACAATACTGTTTTTGGACGTGATGAGTGTTAAGAAACTGATGTTTAACGTTACTGCAAACTGCTCATTTAGGAGTAAGATGAGGGCATGGTAAAGTTCTGACCTATATATGTCCTTTTTGTATCACATGTTTAtcttattaaataaaaatatgtttaagcATAAGAATCAGCCTATTGCATGACATAACATATTGCTTTGTGAACAGCATTAGACTGTATTTAAATCACAACATGATCCAACATATCAGCCAAATCATGTGACCTATCGACAtagaaaaaatacaattt
Above is a genomic segment from Conger conger chromosome 10, fConCon1.1, whole genome shotgun sequence containing:
- the smim29 gene encoding small integral membrane protein 29 → MNSTTQSPTVDGDAAVSYVLVPFLLITIIGIVAAVVMYVRKKRRMDRLRHQLLPVYTYDPSEELSEAEQEMLWREEDTKVVQGWARAYQHRRPLLMKDVHA